Genomic DNA from Scomber scombrus chromosome 21, fScoSco1.1, whole genome shotgun sequence:
TGCATTTTGGGGAGGGGAAGTTTGTATAACTtaacttttctgtttctttgctGTATTACTGTTGCAGTTTCTTGCAATTATTAAAATGGTgggggttaaaaaaataaaaaatgtaaaaacgaGAGGGGATGGGAGTAGGGGTGTAGGTCCGGTGATTACTTGCCGAAAAATATCTGCTTGTGAGTTTTGTTGTGGGTAGTggagaataaataaaagggtTTGGGTATGCATCAAATATACCCGTGGGTTTAAAGATAAAAGGTTTCCAGCATGTCAGCCCGTCTCTCAAAACACTTAAATACAAAGAGGTACTCTCAAAATATTGTATAACAAAATTATGGCAAATCATCTTTTTACAACATCACCCGACAAAccgttagaaaaaaaaatctccccccccccacccatctCTTCTACCCTtaagaaaaagcaacaaaatacatttaaatgccCATGGTCATGCCTAGTCAACCCCTATCAAACCCCATTAAACAATAATCCAGCCCTCCTTTCCCAAACCCCCCGGCCCGCCCACCCCacccacctccctccctcccgacCCGTTCACAGTTTTCTCctcttaaaaatgaataatcacTAGCATAATAATCACTTATCACATATGCAAATTGAATGGGTTGTTGTCGTTTCCAATGatgatttgtttaaaaagtGCTTGTTTGATTCcattgacaaaaaaaggaacagcAAGGAGTGAAGTAGAAAAGTGgtgacttgtttttaaaaaaggaaatcacaACAGCATGATGAAAATATCAAGGATTGGTGTCCATTGCATTCTGAGACAGCCATAACGGCAATACCCAGTTATGTTTGAGTAGAATTTTTTTTCTACCAGCCACTGGTGGGCACAAACAAAGGAGTGCATTGCTAGACAGTCTCAATCAATTGACAGTATTCCTgtaaaacatcagtcaggtaGGTTCCAACATCCTCTTCGCTTCAGAACGTGCTGTGTGTGCACCATGGGCTAAACTCCACTACAGTTCATACTACCTCGTGTACACATGTGGCTCCTAAAAAGAAATGTGGATGTCTTCTCATTGACACAACAGTACCATAATCTCGACAAAGCTACACGCAGTAGAAACCAAACATCATGTATTGTAATTTGTTGTCCtgacaagttaaaaaaaaacggaaaaaaaaacacaaaaacaaaatcaaagctTTGTAGTTTCAAAGTACACCTGTAAAAACTGTGCTAATTGCATCTCATAATACAAAGTCTTATTACACAATTTTGCCTATTTCCTGAGTTAATACGTTTCTTGTAACAGACAATATATACTTTTTTGCCATTTGAATTCTGGGCCTTTCCCTGCCACAAATGTTATTATTGAAATTAtcaacattattcattattacttTACAATGGTATGATGATTGGTAAAACACAAGggttcagaaaaagaaaaaactcaagCAAGTTCATAGCTACCctctaaatgttttaaattacatttaaatctaCGGTTTACGTTCATATCAAAATCACtacttttaaacaaaaattaaGCGactaaatacataataaaaatgagaatatttaaaaaattgcatTTGAGGCCATGGAAGACCCTCCCTGGTCATTTCTGTATTAACATTTAATGgcagtgtttaaaaaacaaaactttgctACAAGAACAAAATTAGGATGGGTATAGGGACTGTATGGACAGTAACAGAACAGCCCCCTACTGGATTCACCTCGTTTGACCCTTATCTGAAACTTTGGCTTGTCGGGGTTTTTGATCCTGTACTCACTGGCTCACTGACGTCAGCTAACAAACTGGTATACCCTGAGAATTCTGACACTGGAGTCCGTATTCGGTGGTCGACCTCTGCCCCAGGATCACTGCCATAGCTCAGAGGGGTCCGGCGCCCTGACTTGAACTGGGAGCCAAAGGCCTGGGCGAAGTTCTCGATCTGGTATGTGGGTTCTTTAGGGGGGTTCAGTGGGGACAGGTCTGGGTAGCTGGAACCGTTGGTGGGTGCAGTGTTCCCTCCAGCCTTGGGCTGCTGCCCCTTGGAGCCTTCTGCCGAGGCAGTCAGGTCCTGGGGAGGTAGGTTGAAGGCTCCGGGGGAGTGCTGCTTCTCCAACTGCTCGGTCAGTTCCTGAGATGGAGTCAGCTGCTGGTGGCTAGTAGATTCCAAGGTGAGGTGGTAGCCTGCCTGGGAGGGGGAGCCGACGAGCATGCCATAGTGGGATTTGGAGGAGGACGATGAGGAAGTTGATGAAGGGGCGACAATGGGCAGCGGGGAGGAGACAGCAGGCGGGTAGCCACAATCCAGTGGGGATGTGGTGTACCCATGTTTGTCAGAAAACAAGGGCCCTGTGGGACTGGAGCTGCTGGACAGGAGTGGGAAAGGCCCCGTTGGACCAAGGAGGGGAAAGGGTCCACTATGGCTGGTGCGCTCCAGGGCCTGCAGGAGGAACTTTGAGTACTCACTCATCACTGCCGTCTTATCACCACCGTTGGGTGAATCGTCCTCCAACTCAGGAGTAACAGGGGCTGCCGGCTGGAGGTCCACATGGTGTGGATGGTCTGACAGGTCAAAAGTCACATCATGATGGTGTGTCCCATCTGGCTTATGGCTATAATGGTCCAGCAGGCTTTGCAGTACCTCATCTGGAATGCCAGACTTGTCATGCTTAAGTTCCAAAGGCGACGAGTCCAGCATTGCCAGTGTGGGTTCGGGCCCCAGGGAGCCCTGGATTACACTACTTCCCTGGGATGCCATGTGCAGTGAGCTGGCTCCATAGTCATTGTTAACTGCATGGAGGTAGCGTCGCTTTTTCACAAACTGCATTGCATCATCGTAGTTGCTGCTGGTGGTGGGCCCCTGCTTGTTGGCCCCAGCTACCTGGAGTAGACCAATGTTGTCAAGGCCAGAACCTTCCACATGATCCATGGAGCCAGATTTCTGGCCCAACAGTTTTTGTCCGTCAGTACTGTCTTCCAGAGAGAGAAGGCCCTTGTCCAGGCCCTTGCGGCCAGCTTTTTTAAACACTAATTTGGGAGTACGTCCCTGCATGGTGGGGCCAGACCCTGAGGGGTGCTCCATGCCGAAGTCCTGCAAGCCCAGATCACGGGCCATCCCCCCAGACGACGAGGCTGCTGCCACTGATGCCGAGgcattcttcttcctcttgcGCTCACCGCCCTCACCATTTTTGGACTTGGCCCTCTTGCGTCCGGAGCTGGTAGAGTTTCCCTGAGTGAGTGAATAGCTGCCCTGGCCTAGCTCTGCTTCGCTGAGCTCCAGCATGTTCGGGTCCAGGCCCTTCTTTATGGCTTCTCCACAAGTCCGTTTGTGCTTCAGTAACCGGTCTGTTcttgaaaaaaactaaaagttcacaaaataaaaaggagagaaacacaATTTGAGTTTCCACACTGAATTGACAGAAGTAGTatgaaacaattttttaaattacagaaaACAATGTATTGAGACAGAGGTCTATAAAGGGATTTAAATGAGTAATGTGGAGAATTATACCACTGAatcatgagaggaaaaaaaagaagaataaattgaaataaaggCAAAAGAGCAAAATACTTAGTAAAAAGACTACATGTTGCCTACTTGTTGGCATGTATCACAGCGATATGGCTTCTCGCCGCTGTGTGTCCTTTTGTGGCGCTCCATATGGTACTTCTGGATAAAGCGCATGTTACACTGGTCACAGCTAAAAGGCTTCTCCCCTGCAAAAGACAGTATTGATAATGTCAAGATTTGAAATTTCAATAAACTGACACTAATAACAAAGTAAACAGCATTCATTCCAAAACACTATAGTAAACGTCATATTCATGGAATTTCAAAAACATTCATTACTTCATATTCAAAAACtgtaatatgaataatatatcCCACCCAAAACTTGAATCATGCCATACATTTTGAGAGTGAAACTCACCGCTGTGGATCTTCTCATGCCGCTGTAGCAGGTATTTCTGAATGAAGCTCATGTTACACTGACTGCATCGGAAAGGCCTCTCACCTGTGCGATCAAGAATATACAACCATCCACTCATCACGTTAATTATTGCTCATCCTGTCATATAATTGTGTTCACCGTATGGTTACAATAACAATGAACATGTGGTGTTTTATCACACCCGGTTCATTGAATACCCAAAGTAAAGTAAGACCTATGACTCGCATACATAACAGTCCACTCTACATATCCAGTTTATTAACATGTTAAagcaaatgtgaaatgtgtatttAGAACATAACAGGGCCcatttacagaaaaatattaaataccAGCAAGAAATCAGCAGCAAACAgggaaatgatttaaaataaactatggttgtttttctttaaatcattCATGAGTTCAAGTTCAAAGAGCCTAGTGAAAAATTCCCGGCAAAGAGAATGACTAAGACATCCAGAAACACATGAGTAATCATTGAGTCATACCTGGCATTAGCGATTGTCTGGTTTTGAATAAGGTCTCAAGCACTCATGGTGAAGGGGAGATGAGTAAGTGTTATGAAGAGTGCAGTTTATTCCATGTCTGACATGTATTTTGTTCttgatgttttatgttcatttatagtaaattgtgttttatatttcctttcttttgctAACATAGCCTTATCCCTCAACTTGCACATTCACATTCCCTGCAAATACACTTGGGGTTGTATATTTTATCAAACTTCTGTGATGTCCAGTAGCAGAAGGAAGCAAATAGTGCCTGCTTTTCTATGTCTTGtgtgcattttacatttttttcagcatACAAGCTCTGAACACAAAGAGAACAATGGTGTGTCTGGTGAATGGAGTAGCTGACATGTAGATCTAACACTGCTTCTGAACCTCTCATCACACAACAGTAAGTAGCAAGTAGTTTGATCAATAGCAAATATGTCAAAGATCAAAGCCAGTGACGAACTGGTAAACAAGATATTTGACCTGAACTATATTTTAACTTAATTCTGAGATAATACTGACAGTCTACAGAAAAGGTAAAGCATCAGCAAGCAGTGAAAGTCTCTCACCTGTGTGTATGAGCACATGTCGGCGCAAGTGGTAGGAGCTGCGGAAGGCAGCGTTACAGTGCTCACAGATATGTGGTTTTGAGTTGGGGGACAGGCAGGATCCATCTGCATCCAACATCATGGCCTGTAAGAACAAAACTATGACTTCAAGTAGTTGGAGCAGGTGTTACAAGAATACTAAAATTCTGTTGATTTGACCCCATGATAGTACTATTCAAACTAATTTAAGGGCTGTAGACACAAAAGGCATGGGATATTTTTCATCTAAAGAACACATCTCCCCAACTTAAGAGATAATTTTCTGATGAAATGACGGACATGAGGATAATTGTGATTACCTTTGCAGCATCATTGCGTTTCCTTCTGGCTTTGCCTCCCTGTCCATCTCCATTGTTCCTGCGCCCTCTTCTCCCTGAAGACTCTTTTGGCTCTTTACCCGATCTTCCAGAcatctgaaaacaaacaacaaattaaatatacaaCAGTCTATAGATGGCTGACAAAAGCCGAGCAAAAAAACACCTATAAATAAAAGCATGTACATTACAATTCCTGTCCATGTGATGAGGGGGAAAACTATGCAAAAAAAGGTTCAACAAAATAGGAGCAATACATCACTTGAAACAATATTCAGAACCACAATCTCAACTCACCGGTTCACCAAGAGAACGGACGTTGCTGAGGCTGAGATCATGCAGGAGCATGTTCTGGTGATTTTGGTGGTGGTTGCCGAAAGACATGTCCGGCATGTCAGTGCCACTCTTCCCCACGCCCCCTCCAGCACAGTTCACCCCTATGCCTCCACCTCCACTATAGAGGGGCATTCGGTAATCCAGCTCGCTTAGCCGCTCCTGCTTAATGCCCATACTGTGGAGGAAGCCACCAGTGTTCACAGCAGTCGCGCCCTGGTGTTCTGGGGGCGAGTCACGTTCCTTCTTCAGGATCATTTCCTGGGGAAGCTCGCCCATGACAGACTGGGAGGTCAGTCTTGTAAAGCTGGTGACTGGTGGCAGGTGGCTGAACATAAGCATACCTGGTGCAAAATTGGGGTCCATGCCACCGTTGCGCAAAAACTCATTGCCTAATTTGTCTTGGATAATACTCATGGtggtgttttttctgtgtgcaggGGAAAAGGAGGGCAATAAATCTAAAAAGGAATGCAGGAAAAGAAtatcctgaaaaaaaaacacagacagaaaatgtcATGTTAAATATAGATAATTGCAGACATGAAGAAATAAGTTACAATCCAATATAACTGGCATATTGTCCTCATAAGATCTCATTTCTGACAAGTCTTAGCAGTTAAGTACATTTTGTCAGCTACAAAGACCTTACTGTGAGCACTGTGTACAGTTCAATGTTCTTTTGAATTTCCTCTCATTGGCCCATTAATTACTTAATTGGATTTATTGGGCTTTACCCAACGGAAACTCTGTGTACACTAACTGGAAaccttaaaatacatttaatttacacCACTGCAAAAATCCGAGTCCCTCACTTGGCCACAACTTTGAAATACAGAGGTtgtaataatgttaaatattgaaaaaatgaGCGCCAAAATGAATACACGCCGTTTATATTGTGTGTTATGTATCAGCATTTTAGCCTTACAAGAAGAGATAGTAACATAAAAAATAGGTCTAAACATTATGATGAACTAAATTACATATCAAAATCAAATGAGGACAGCCATCTTAGCTTAAGTGTAAAAGTACCCAGTTTGGTCTACACTATCCATCAAGTATAGTTCTATTGTAAGATGAATGAATGCAGTTGCTATGAAGTTAAAAGGCAATGTTTCTATATCATTTACTATAcagttttaagtttaaaaatctGGATAACAGCTTTAAATAGACGTTCATTGAGGATGGGTAACAATCTATGTTGATGGGTTTTAAGTGGCTCTAAAGTTAAAAACAccatgcaataaaaaaaacacaacacccTTTTGTGATTTCAAAATGGCAAAAAGAAACATCAAAAGGTGGCCTCTGAAATATTTCATCCACATCTCATATTGTTCCACATGTGACTTGGACTATAGCCAAAATAAAATCAGTACAATCGCTTAATAGCTTATAGACAGACTTCCCTATTGTTTTCACACTTTGTTGCAAGCTGGACGACACCACATGCCATATTTTATAAGGCCAATAACCCAACATGAATGCAAAAGCTGGCGGCAATGCTTACAATACTGGCAAATTAATCGGTTCAGTACACTTGCCTAAAACAAACGATATTTAGGTCAAATCCAGTCAGACATTTGACTCGTTTTGAGGCAGCTGGGTGAGTAAAAGGGGGGACGTGTGTCGAAACAAGCACGGAAAACAACTGGATGGAGGATTTATTGTTTAATCTAGACCCAGCCGACCATTTGGCTACGCGACACTCAGTTCACAAGAAAGCGGATGAGCTTTTGTGATGCATAATAGTTAGCCAGCTAGTTAGCATAGTTAGCTATAGCCACAATGAGACACAATCAGCGTATCTTGAGGTCTCAATCAAAACAATCGACTACGATGCCCTACAAACCAAAATCGTCCATTCAAAGAAAGTTGCACCAACATTCAAAGCAATATTGTCTAAAACAAACCGcattttaagtaaattaattcaTTTCCGATCCGTTATGAGCCAAGTAACACACCGTTTTAGGCTGTTAAATAGTGCTACTATGAGGCTATAGCTAACGATGAAACAGGATCCTTGTTTGGATGCTGTTAACGCACATATTGGCTGTTTAAACGCGTATAATATGGGACAAGGGATACAGTCCCAACATCAAATAACATGAACCAGCCAGTTGTGGATTATAATAACAGTCGAGAAGGTGAAATTAAACACCAAGTTTGCTTTAAAACCAGGTCAGCGGCACAGACTGCTCCATTCTCCGGTTTCCCAAAGCTTTGATGACGCCCGTGAAATCAAATCTGTCTGGCTGCGAGCGACGCTGGCGCTATTTATTGATAGCTAACTTTAGCAGTAATTACAAGCGGATAAATGCTTACCGCTTACATTTATCCAGCGAAACGCTCCTCGACGGCTGCGTAACATGTGAACTTGAGTTGAAATAATAAGAGTGTGAGCTTCGCCAAGGCAGCTGTGTTTATAACAATCAAGCTGCCATGAGCTAGCTAGTTAGCTGCTAGCCCCCGACTGAAAACCCGCATTACGGCCCATGCAACAGAAACAATGATGCTGGCTTTCCCCGCATCTCCCCCGTTTGCGCCCAGACACACAACCCCTCTGCATATATCtcgacaaaaaaaacacagcccaCGCCTCGAATAAAAGCCTATTTTGTCTCCCACTTACCTACACATGACCGCAGTTGGTTTCAATCGTGCCTATAATCCCTCCGTAGTCGCCgctttagggtttttttttattgccaaaaCATTGTTCTCCGGCGGTCGCTGCTTTCTTCCATCTTGTCCTGGCGCGGGGAATTGTGGGTGCAGCGGACGGGTcgtgagaggagacagaagaaggtctgcagaggtgtgtgtgtgtgtgtgtgagagagagagagagagagagagagagagagagagagagagagagagagagagagagagagagagagagagagagagagagagagagagagagagagagagagggagagagagccgCACTGGACACTAGAGGTGGCCTCAGTGATGGAAACACACTGAAAGCATGTGGCTACATGAGCATTAATGCAGTATAATGCAGTAGTCTACAATAACCCCGCcttactgatgttttttttttttaagactgtgtCAGACTGAGATCACTGTGATGTTTATTTAGGCTGCATTTAATAAATAGGATTGCGTGATACATTGTTTATAGCCAAGGGGGGCTCTTAAATGGGCCTCTCTGTATATCATTATGCAATCAGATAGAGGCCTGCTCAGATATAATGCACGTGTAAAAAATTATaacacacatacgtacacacacacacacacacacacacacacacacacacacacacacacacacacacacacacacacagacacacacacacacatacacatcaatGTAACATCTGTATCATCAATACTAATTCGGTACAGTTACTgagtaaaatgtttatttaaattacagttatatatgataatgttgatgattacaaagggggttacatctcaAGTTTTTCCCCCTAATTTTTAACtgaacttttactttttactgtaactgaatacatattgctgtttttaattctttgaaatcaatattttaaaaaaaaatcatgacataagcttaaatggtgtcacagtaccaattaatcTCATGCaagatttttgacttttttcacaaGATATCCTTAtgttatattccaaaatctacactAATTAcaaaactaatgaatacattatcAAATGAGAGCTAagtcttgctttataagaaattatctcccttataaatcatgtcagtatccatgaaaaagaCCTGAACTtaggtacacttaccctaacagttgaaaacattcgtcagaaaattagaaaagtaatcaaataaaaaataatcaaatgtaataggttacattACTTtggttgaatgaatgaaatagcTACGTTACTTATTGCATTTtgaatagggtaactagtaatatgCAGCTATTAAATTTCCAAGGAAACCTTCCCAAGCCTGATTACAATATGGAAGTAATTGAGATCTTTTTTATCAAGTGTTGTGGTGCATGAcactaaaaatatacacaaaattaaAGAATCCTGAATCACattaaaaactgtgtttttgtataataatttatataaagTAGCTGTTACAGGATTAGATTTTAAattgaagaaaatgaaatgaaatgtacaaaatattgaCCATGAATGTTCTAATGTTTACAGTGTAAACAGTATATGCACTTTGCAATTtataaccataataataataataatacaagttGTTTTGATGTAACTTGCCATTTTAGATCAACAATCACAGGTGTGAGGTGAAGGATTGTGCTGCTATTTGAGTCAGTTATTGATATAGTGGAAACACCTCATTTTAATCAAGGCTGCATTACCAACTGGGCAAAGTGGGCAACTGGCTCAGAAGGATTTTACAGGGGCCCCCAAAAGCCCAGGTGTACTGAAACTCACTTTGATCTTAGTAAATTAATTGATTGTAAAAATTATTTGCATAACTTAAGTGCTATATCAACTAAGGCAGGTCTGCATTATTACTTTATCCTGTAGCCCTGTCGTGTACAGGGGCACTGCATCAACATTTAATTGTTTataattaaatttgaattttgTTAACGGTTAATAGCACCTAGTTACATTAGTTTAGTTTGTGCTCACTTAGTGAATATTTTCTAAACTCAGCGAATGCCCAGGAAACtatatttgattaaatttgGTCACATACAGATGTGGACAATAccaacaatacaatacaaatgtgGTGTATCAGATTGGTGCATGCCAACAAAAAAATCCAGCTCTGGATTGCCAACAAGCCAAAGTCGGCAACCTGCCTGGTGCTCCAGACCCCATGCACCTTCACTTTTGGCCCTATATTGTAAAGGGACTATGTGTTAAAATCTGTTTGTATTCATAGGCATAGGACTTCAGGGCATCTATGTGTACTGTACCTGGTGGGAATTCAGCAGTGACTGGGTACACAACACAGAGGCCTAACAGCACCTACCTTACCAAGGTCTACTAGATTCATTTGGCCATGAAGAGAATGTTGAAGCATTTGGGGCTAGGTGGAACTggttattagggcccgagcggcgattgcaagtcgcctggcgaaagccctattgaaattgtaatgtttattattattattattattattattattattattattattattatttttccgacatttcgtgccccaatttcgcccctttcccaaatgcgaaaatgcttatacttttgcacggacgtccggcctcatccgaaattcaatatttttgggtggtcgcacatggtcgacgcagaatggcggaatagcgccccctacaaagtccaaaaatgcccatagggaattttgctaactttgtcctatgctcacaaaattcggtacacatatgtattatacccacatatgcaaaaaagcctcttgacctcatgacctcaacccaacaggaagtcggccattttggttttgatttttaccgcctaaaattaactcctcccacagcgttcgcccgatcaagttcaaattaggtacgcaacatctccagacctagctgagcttaagttgtgctctgcgcatccgtaggtcaaagggcgtgtttgccagggctcaactaactttggcgtgctcgccatgtacatacgagtggctctcacgcccacatacttcatccaatcagcttcaaatttgctggacatgatgatggctccgccctgaacgtcccgatatattaacttcccacgtaactcatagcgccccctggtggtaacaggaagttaactaagattcattaaaattacatactttgccccatcaacttcattcagaaccagttggtgaagctacattatgaagactgtgaagctacgagtaatggcgtccgtgtggcgacgcggcgaccatcaattcctcgccatgaaaaaatacgtttggctttttgatggctttattgaactcgtatcatcatgaaaattggtacacaggtccagggtgccgacctcaacgtctccattcgctcataggcgatctcactcgtgtcgccccctagtggaaacaggaagtgccatattttacatcatcattgtgtgatttccacaaaacttcacatgtgtaatcactgtcccaccttgaacgcaaccgcttgtgttttgttacactctactgccccctggtggatgaaccatcaacctctcataactccttcatgctttgtccaattcactccaaacttcacatgactgatgagtggccgccctgaacacaccagaccacaccagaccatatgtgtaactacctgtgactgccccctactggatgaacgaaacattgcatttttggcctcctttcaggttttttctcactttctgcttcacgccacagccccgccatgcctcaggccccgcggtggcatgggtgagcgaaggcccgccatcgccgcttgcggctttaattctTATTGCTTTCATAATGATCCCTGAGAGCTTCTCTGTTTCATACGGATTTTTCATTTGATATTTAATATTGGCaacttttaaaagttaaaacttGATTTTTCTTTCCTGCAGTTGACTTAACATCTTCTCCTATCAAGAATCAAGAGCCTCAAGCAAAGTGCAAAACATCTCATTAACTTTATAAatacatgtgattttttttttttacacatttctgtaaCATGTCCTAAAAGTGGGCTGTTATAGCTACCTGCAAATTACACTaatgtcaaataaattaaaGGAGCTGTAAAATAAAGCGATACAGCACTCAGCCATGATTACAGCAATGATTCCATATTCCAACTGGGTCCAGCTTTGACACAAACAACTAATAGCCTTTTAATTTGATCATATTCCCATAGGAATTTGGTGTGAAGTGTTCTATTAGCAGCTGAACTCTTAGTTTGTTGAGGTACTGTATTTCTTCACCATCTCTCAGAAACAGGATTATTCTAGTGAACAGTGTGTGGTTCAGATTGGTATTTCTTTAGTGTTACTTCCACCGCAGTGACACTAGAGGACACCAAATAGCCGCTAATAAACACAAGTATTGAGAATCACCAATTTTACAGTACTGTGTTTTGCTCAAGAAGGAGAAAGCTTGGCACCAGGAAACGAATGACAAagtaatgtgtaaaatatatttaacaacAGACTTAAAGATTGCCCGTGGCTGATTTCAATGTTTCATTTCCCTGACTGTAACTCCACATCGCCCCCCCACCCCTACCAGTGAAAGACACATTGACCCCCCATGCTGCTGTCCCTCTACAGTCTTTAATTTGAAGTCACTCCTACCTGAATGTGCTGCCTCTGGCACAAGTGCGCACTGTATTTTCCTGCTGTTCTCATTCACTGGTGATCTGCAAggacatatatacatacacacagacacacacctttGAATCCAGCTATTTGATTGCAGCTTTTGTTTTAAAgatattattatgggatgtgttttttttccgtTTTCA
This window encodes:
- the znf281b gene encoding zinc finger protein 281b, which codes for MSIIQDKLGNEFLRNGGMDPNFAPGMLMFSHLPPVTSFTRLTSQSVMGELPQEMILKKERDSPPEHQGATAVNTGGFLHSMGIKQERLSELDYRMPLYSGGGGIGVNCAGGGVGKSGTDMPDMSFGNHHQNHQNMLLHDLSLSNVRSLGEPMSGRSGKEPKESSGRRGRRNNGDGQGGKARRKRNDAAKAMMLDADGSCLSPNSKPHICEHCNAAFRSSYHLRRHVLIHTGERPFRCSQCNMSFIQKYLLQRHEKIHSGEKPFSCDQCNMRFIQKYHMERHKRTHSGEKPYRCDTCQQFFSRTDRLLKHKRTCGEAIKKGLDPNMLELSEAELGQGSYSLTQGNSTSSGRKRAKSKNGEGGERKRKKNASASVAAASSSGGMARDLGLQDFGMEHPSGSGPTMQGRTPKLVFKKAGRKGLDKGLLSLEDSTDGQKLLGQKSGSMDHVEGSGLDNIGLLQVAGANKQGPTTSSNYDDAMQFVKKRRYLHAVNNDYGASSLHMASQGSSVIQGSLGPEPTLAMLDSSPLELKHDKSGIPDEVLQSLLDHYSHKPDGTHHHDVTFDLSDHPHHVDLQPAAPVTPELEDDSPNGGDKTAVMSEYSKFLLQALERTSHSGPFPLLGPTGPFPLLSSSSSPTGPLFSDKHGYTTSPLDCGYPPAVSSPLPIVAPSSTSSSSSSKSHYGMLVGSPSQAGYHLTLESTSHQQLTPSQELTEQLEKQHSPGAFNLPPQDLTASAEGSKGQQPKAGGNTAPTNGSSYPDLSPLNPPKEPTYQIENFAQAFGSQFKSGRRTPLSYGSDPGAEVDHRIRTPVSEFSGYTSLLADVSEPVSTGSKTPTSQSFR